A stretch of DNA from Pangasianodon hypophthalmus isolate fPanHyp1 chromosome 2, fPanHyp1.pri, whole genome shotgun sequence:
ATTGCTGCCAGTCTGAACTGGAGTGCTGACGTGTTGCTCCTCCTTCTGAAGCAGAATCAAGCACAAGCAGACCGACTATTCGTCACACAgtgcaaccaaaaaaaaaaaaaaaaaaaaaaaaaaacccaaaaaaaaggATTTCTAGGCCAGGTCACGTTTTCATGCTGACACATCACCATTTCCGTGCATTCTATAGACAGATTTGTCTCTGAGCTCCTGAAAGCACACGTCACCCTTTTACAGCTCAGTGTGGCCAAGGCTCGGCTACTACTCCTTCATTCATAATCCATACGCTACACTAAAATCCCAGCCTCCTCCTCGAGCTCAGGAGACTAACACGAAACCAGCACAGCGGCTTTGAGCCGGAATCTCTTCAACATCTGGATTTCATGATGTTACACGtccattttttaaacacaccGTGCAATGCAGTTTGGGCTCCTGAAGACCAAAGTCCACTGGGCGGtgcctgttttctttctctttttcttttttttacataattattaaaaaatgttattttctttcGAAATAAGCATGTTGTCTTACCGTGTAATGGATATGAAGCGTGTCCCCCATCACTGCTGTTACTGTGCATGTCTCCGGCTTTGCCTTAAAACAGAAAGGCATGGTACATAACGCCTGTGTTTATGTGCATACGTGTAACTGAGAAATGCGTTTCACTGCACGTGCGACTGAAAACCAGTCAGAATGGGATGCTTTTGGTACATTACAGGCTGAATTACATGCTTAAATGAGACTTATTCATGCTAACAGGATGCTATGTGTGTTGTTGGAGAAACTATCCACACAAGTCATtaaagaagggggaaaaaacttaACGGAACTCACCAGCGTTTCCACCTCTAACTCCGCGACATTTTTCTCCGTCTCACTGTCATCTGCTGCAGCCAAGACCAAGCCGGCGAGCAACactacagcaacaacagcaccACTCCTCAATAACATTGTACCtcttcacatcaaacacaaGCGCCTGATAACACGAGGGAAGCTGTTTAACTtccgtgaaaaaaaaaaacaaatgttccTCCCTGCAGGACGCGTCGTGAATAAAAGGCGACGGCTTTGCACCGACgatgaatctctctctcacacacacacacacacacacacactcacacacaacttAAATAGCGTGCGGCTCGACGCCAGTTAAGGCTGATGTGTTATTCTAGCGGAATGATAAAAGCACAGCAGCAGCGATCTCTGTCCTAACACCTGGCTATCTGGAGCCCCGCCTCCAGCATTCCTCCAGCATCCCAGAAGTCTCTGCACGCCGCGGTGAGTGACAGTGCACTTCCGCCTGCTCACACCAGGCGGCGGTAGAGTCGCGCGCGAGCTCAAGTTCCAGCGCTTAACACCGTTAACCGCTTCTTCACACGGTTCAGTCGGGATTCTGTTCTTCTGGCGCACTCGAGACGCTGTACTgtaatacactgtaaaaatcCTGGGTTATTTTTACAACTCATTTGCTGGGTTTTGCTTGTTAGGTCAGAGGTAGCTGAGTCCATGTGACCTAAATAGGCTACTTGTATTCAGTGCTATGACGCATTTCCGTTTGAAATAACGTGGCTCTTGTGTTTCCGGCAGCATTGTTTGCATCCGTTAGCAGAGTAAGATAGCAACTTTCCTTCAGGTTTCTCTAATTATTATTCCTCTATTTATATGAAGTATTTATACAACAGTCAGTCCTGGTCCTCTAATTTCCAGACGCCCTTGtcgagtgacttacatttatctcttcatatatatatatatatatatatatatatatatatatatatatatatatatatatgatatatatatatatatatatatatatatatatatattcttttcatatatatatatacacacacacacacaactgggCAGTTGAGGGCTAAGGGCCTTGCGCAAGGGCCCAGGAGTGGCagtgctaggatttgaactcacagccttttacattttaacattttaaccactgagctgccactgccctaatctgattggacgagCGCTGTTCCAAGAGTGCcaatatttcctataaccacgttcctatattttcctataactggacatttcactgtgtgtatcactctgctcGTCTGTGTTGACCATGTAAAATTCCTcttcctagttcgaaacggttactacagtagtcttagcgacatcatcagcggacatgggAAATAAtacttttcagaaatataacttttgacttaaaatatgaaagctcgtaagatgaagatgaaaaggaagaataaACGGCAGTTTTACCAGAAACAcgtttaacaggaatgtacaaattaaTATGAGCTAGCTAGCGAGCTAGCAGACGTGCTATAAATTGAGCGtgtaaacagaacatttggccatattgtgtccgaaatgtcacttactcgatattaatttcttgtttatagaactgttgtataaaagcaatactGCACTCACAATCGttcagttatactgaatatcggcatggctgtgattatCTAGGCCCGAATCCCAGCCGTGCTGATGTTCAGTATAGccgcactcttgcttgtgcgttattgcttaattatacGAGTTACATATAAAATAGATATTTTCTTACCTTAGTTGTGTGTATGACAAAGCATAcagtttcaggttttttttaacttgctaGAAGGGGCTTTGCAAATATTCTTACATATCTGATGAATGTTATTGACATGAATCTTTGGGAACTCTTGCAGACACAGACTGTAAAATAACACTATTATGAGTGTAATGAATGAACTGGAAACAGTGAAGCACTAAGAAGAATGCAGAAGTGTTTGTGCAGAAAGCCCACTGGACTGATAATGAGCATGCCAGTCTGGTGGGTTGGGGACACGGACCTGAAGTTTTTTTCTGTCCAGACAGAGCGATGATCAGAAATAATCTGAAGTAAAAGATATCAGCTGCAACAGCAAGAAATGTAAGTTtagcttcatttaaaatataaaatacaaattatatttctttagaTATTACGTAGACAGTATCTTTTCAGTGTTAGCCTGCTTTCAAAAAGTACACTAGCCCCCATTATTTGAGGGGGAAATATGACTGAAGTTGGGCTCTTTTAATAAATAGTCTAAGACAAATTAGTATTGTAGAGattaaagattttaaagattCTATTTAAGACTTCCAtagttatatttacagttaacattacagtgcattcagaaagtattcagaccccttcatctttttaacattttatgttgcagccttatagtaaaatgcttaaaattatttattttttcacatcaatctacactccaCATctcataatgacaaagcaaaacccagatttgtgataactttgcaaatttattaaaaagaaaaaaactgaaatatcacattgacataagtattcagatcctttgctatgacacttgtAATTTAGCTCAGGTacatcccatttctctggatcgTCTTTGAGAGTCCATCGGTtgcaaattcaattgattggacatgatttggaaaggcatACTTGAGGTCTAACAGCTaaaatgcatatcagagcaaaaaccaagccatgaggtcaaagAAACTGTCTGCAGAGCTAagagacaggattgtgttgaggcacagatctggggaaggctaCAAAAGATTTTTCCTGCATTGAAGGTTCCCAAGAGCACAGCAGCCTGCACaattcttaaatggaagacatttggaacaaccaggactcttcctagagctggccaCCCAGCCAAACTGAGCAACTGGGGCAGAAGGGCcttggtaagagaggtgaccaagaaTCTAAATGAACTCTGGTTGAGTGCCAGAGAGCATGTGTCTAGATGGGAGAATTTGCAGAAGGtcaaccatcactgcaacactccaccgATATGGGCTTTCATTAATAACTTTAtaacatatatttataaacacattattgAATTTGGCATTACTATATAAACATGGTCAACATAAATGCAGGGGtggatttagtgatttgggggcccattatttagcattaataaataatatatatatataatatattatatatatataatttgtatttttaggGACCCTTGGCTTCTGGGAGCCCAAGGTGGTTGCCTACCTTTGCCTAATGTTAAGTCCACCCCTGCATAAATGTATGCTATCAATACAAAGTAAATAGAAAGCCTAGAGGATGTGTGTCAAGGCAATCATTTAGGCCTCCTTTATGCAGTCCTTCaagctttaaaagaaagaaagaaagaaagacaccaAAGTAAACAATTAttcaaaatacaaagaaaatcaaagcATCTTCTGAACGCATGAGTAAAACATTAAGGCAAGAGGAGATCTCCTCTGAAACAACGTTGCTCGACTTATCGCGAGAAAACCCGAATTCTCAGCAGGCCTACGGCGAGATTTCCTCCTACCTCTCCGTATGCGAAATCGCCTGGTGTCATCCCTGAGACAGGTAAGGTAAGATGTGAGACTATTTAAATTCCTTCCTAATGAATATATTTCGAGTCGTTGAGCGCAGAGCTTGTGCACCAGGACGAGCTGTTCCCGAGCTGGATGAGATGTTTTAAAGGCTGTACAGGGAAACGAGGCGCGCGAGGGGCGTTTCAGCACCTAGAGCTCCGGCTAGCGCCTCAATGTcgctgaatgaatgaacacaccGACCTGCTCTTCGCCATTGCGGCTTCCTTTCCTGCCtggtttcctgttttttttttttaaaaaagcactgtTTTATATCATAGTTTAACATTGCCGCTGAGTTTGTTTCTCTTGGTTTTGGCTAGCTAATGTTGCGTCACGTGAAGCATGAAGCCATTTTCGTGTTATTGATGTAAACCGTGAGCGCAGGCTTTTCTCTGAGCCTGGGAGAAAGCTCCAAGCCCACGCCGACATGACACGATGCCTTACTAGCCCGCTGTTTGCATTCTGCTCCTCTGGTAAAGCTGGAATCGCGGCCTAAATATAGACTATATGCGTCATTCAGTTGTGTAGGATTTACATTTAAACCATATTCAGGTCATATATGGCTGTGTGCTTGTACCACGGGAGGATTAATGAATCTAAATCGGCAGTCATCCTGGAGACAAGATCTAGCCGAATATGCAGTTTAATGTCGATCATATAAGCTGTAAGCTGTGATTGCGTTAAAGGTGTGGAAAAGCTTTTTCTGGGCCTGGTGCAAAGCAGGAGAGGGCGGAGGTGTAGCACAGCACCACAGCCTGCTGCTTATATTGCCCTCTAAATCAGCCATATTAAtccctaacacacactaatcactgaTATTAATCACTGATATTAATCACGACACGAAGCATAGATTAGTCACATTAGTTAATCATTAGAGCAGTTATAATATTCCCatcagtgtctgtgtgaggGATTCAGTTTGTGATATTAGTCTTTATATCTTATAGGCTACTGAGGCCAGGAggggtttttgttgttgtttgtttgtttgtttgttttttggactAGTTTTCAACGGCAGAGACCCACTGTCAAATAAACACCTACACTACTGAATTAATCTACACctgacatacagtactgtgcacaagtctcaggcacatgcaaagaaatgctgtagagcaaagtcgccttcagaaataatgaaattaaatgtttctacattaaaaaatactataaagagcagtaaacagtaataaatgacacaaagtcagtatttggtgtgacgatccttcgcgttaaaaaaatagtagtctcagatacagtgtgtgcagttttataaggaaatgagctgtaagtgttactgagcatcttgcagaagcagccacagttcttgactttgactgtcacatttgcttcttatttttgcagcaaaacccagcagccttcatgtaatatgctgctttctttactgacatacaaatatttttctgtaacatttaattttgtgctggaaaactgatttttggaattctaaaatgtttttgtactgaatcagtaatgtagaattcataaaataaaaatctataacaaagtttgtactaaaaaatagggtgcctaagacttcacagtactgtactgtaaatcaTCTACTTTTCCACTTTAGATCCAGCTGGACTTCAGTGTAAGTGTTAATTCAGCAATGTAGCTGACTAGTGACTAGTCATGAATTCAGACTGGATGGCTATAAACCCACATGTCGAAAAATGGTTTTTCaatggttctttggatggttatcGATTCTAACTTTCTAAGGAGTTCTACGTGGAAaattttctgaaagggaaacccttGTGTGGAGTTCAACATAAAACCTTTGAGGGTCCCCTAGAaggacaaactgaaaaacacttTAGGGGACTAAATGGAACCATTTTTAAAAGTCCATCATTAAAGATGCTGTTTTCAGTATATtagtaaaatatgtttaacaaTAGCAGGTagctttgctgcctcacagccccagggtccctggttcaatcctgagtttgggttactctctgtgcAGAGTTCTGCATTTTCTTACcatgtctgtgtgagtttcTGTCGGGTTGTgcggtttccttccacctcccaaaaacatgttggtAGGTGgcttggctacactaaattgcccctaggtgtgattgaatgtgtgaaagtgtgtgtgaaagtgtgtgtgtgtgtgtgtgtgtggggtggtggtggtgggggggggggggggggggggggggtgatgTGTGATCCGTGATGGACTGGCAACCCAGGCTCCAGTtccaccaggataaagcagttaatgatggtgaatgaatgaatgtttaataGCAGTTCAGCTATTAAGATGGTTATGAGGGAATGAGTACAAACACAAAGAGTCGCACTCAATGTGTGGCCCGATTGCACAAGACAGTAAAGTAGTTGACTCTTGAATGATATGACCTGTGAGGGAGTCTTTTGGAGAGATAtgtgtgaacaaagtagatgaAGAGAAGCTTGAACAGATTAGAGTACAGCCTGAAGGAATGGCAGAATCACAGcttagtgtttttatcaaattTTTATGTGTTGTGTTCATGGAAATTCAGTTCAAGGTagttttaattagttttaaatCTGTACAGCattctttgttttcttattcAGTTATTATAGATAATAACCTTTCAGTGTTTTACCTCACTGCACACCCACACATGTATTTCAGATTGCTGGTCTGAAGAAGTTCACTACTGAATCATGGGGAATATTTTTGGTAATCTGCTGAAGAGCCTCATAGGAAAGAAGGAGATGAGGATTCTGATGGTTGGATTGGATGCTGCAGGTAAAACAACCATCCTGTACAAACTCAAGCTGGGAGAGATTGTTACCACCATCCCAACCATTGGTAAGAACACAGccttattttattcattcattccaaTTTAGTGCTAGTCAGTAAAGTCAAAACCAGCTGATGGGGCAGTTTTGTACGTTTTTAAACTGTTAGTGTGTCTGATAGAACAGGGTGTGGTCgaatgtaattaaacaaactTATTTACtgtgaacaaaaaataaaataacaaaagtcaAAAAAGATTGAATCCACCAACAATCCAAACCACATACATAACTAAATAAATGCCTGTAATTGAGTTTCACACTTTCGTATTAGGTTTAAGAAACTGGGAACAGCATAGGAGCTAGTATAGTAATACAATATGGCAGACTGTAATTATTCAATAATATTCAAGTATTCAAAAACTCAAATGCGGTTTTAGGCctcaaaatgttacattttgtgtttttcccaGGCTTTAATGTGGAGACAGTGGAGTATAAGAACATCAGTTTCACTGTGTGGGATGTTGGTGGCCAGGATAAGATCCGACCTCTCTGGAGACACTACTTCCAAAACACGCAGGGTAAATCAACCAACCAGtcttctttacacacacacacacacacacacatacacacatatgcaaacaAACACTTCTAATGTAGTTCTTTCTGTCCCATGCAGTTTCTTACATCTCAAAATGAGGAAAGACTGGAAAGCAGTGGGTATTCCATGAAAAAAGCTAACTTGATAAGCCAAGCTTATTTCAGCAAGCCCGGCTAATTTCCGTCAGTTTCACTTTCACAAACAAAGCTAATAGAAAGCCCTGCTGAGTTACTATggcaacatactgtatatcgcAACATCTTCGCACGAATGCTAGGGATGCTTGTATATCGTGTGTGCGAGCATGAGCCTCAATTGGCAAATTCTGGCTTCAATTAGTGAATTAGTGGTACTTGAATTTTGTGGATGGAACATACTGAGTCTGGATTGGCGTGTTGCACTAAATCAAGTGAGGCTATTTCAAATAATCCCTTCTTTTATTACCTCACTTCATGGAATACCCCTTGGGATGCAAGtgcacaaaatttttttttataataaacatataataacaAAAACTTGAATActaggtaaacacacacaagtaacTTGTATGgcaaaaaacatgaaacacagGAACACTCAAAGACCAGGAATATAAACTGAAATATACCCATAGAGTGAACTAAAAACAAGACATAGGTGACATACCTAAAAGACTGAACTAATGGAAAGCAATGAACTAAAAGTGAAGgagaaaacaaaaccaaaacaatgaCAACAGCACATCAAGATCTGAGAACAAAACATAACATGCAAACAACCATGCCCCTTTGCCAAGAGGGGGAATTCCTGACACTAAATATTATCTGCTTGCAGGTCTAATCTTTGTGGTGGACAGTAACGATCGAGAGCGCGTGAATGAAGCCAGGGAGGAGCTGATGAGGATGTTGGCAGAAGATGAGTTGCGTGATGCTGTTCTCCTCGTTTTCGCCAACAAACAGGTTcaccctctttctctccatcgACCCTATCTGGAATCGGTTATCTTTAGGACAAACGCATCTAACAATCTTCCAAAATCCAATATTAACAGTAAATACTTTTGTTTAACCATTTAATCAGGGTAACGTTTGTTCTCAGTGTAACACTGTGCTGTCTCTTCACCTTGTAACCTCAGGACCTGCCTAATGCAATGAATGCAGCTGAAATCACAGATAAGCTGGGCCTCCACTCACTGCGTCACCGCAACTGGTACATCCAGGCCACCTGTGCAACCAGTGGCGATGGCCTGTATGAAGGCCTTGACTGGCTGGCCAATCAGCTGAAGAATAAGAAGTGAGGGATCTCAGGCAGGTGTGGAGGGCTTATTTAGGGCAAGGGGTGGGGTCACTTGGGGCTATCGtattatttggtttggttttgtttgtttacctttGATTTTTTGCAAATGTGTGGTTGTTAGAGCCTTCAGATGGTCTGTGTAAATGGACTCATCACACAAGTTCACACATCAAAATATATAtggacacatggacacacatacacatgtgcaCCTCGACAAATACATGAGCACACAAACATTAACGTCTCTGCTCTTTGGTGGTTTCTCTGTATTCAGTGTAAAATGGACCTCAAAACACACTATCAGtcaagtatacagtataatatagcATCCCAGAATAGTCATTATCTCTCCATGCACTGTTTTTCTGCCCTTTggtttctctgtattttaatttttcacacaAAGATAAAGGTTTTCTCTAAAATATAGTGAGCTGAAGCAGTTTCATCTGTTTGATGTTTCAATTAGATTTTTATGGAGTATATTCATTAAGATTGTAATGCAGTTTGTCtcatcacacacgcacacacacacacatacacacacacactctaacattAAGCAGCTCTCTCCTCCTGCTGGTCAGTAACTGTGTTAGTCAGAGTTGAGTATGCTGTGTAAACATGCTCCCCACTGTGTCCTCCTGCATGGCTTCCTCCTTCACTGTGGCTTGGAGAGTCTCGTGGCTCAGTAGACTGTAGATTGCATGTATATGTGTTGTAGAGGTATAGAGTTGCTCGGTGTTGCATGCTGCTTTGTTGTGATGTTGTATTAGAAGGCTGGTATCATGAATGGCTAATCATTTAGATGTAAACGATGGAATACATGGATGATGGAGTAGTAGAAATCGTGAAGGTTATGAAAAATAGTGTCAGATAACGAGTAGTTTGAAATAACGAGGCTGTAAGATTGAAGTGTCGTTTGTTCACATAATGCTTTTGTCTGCATGGCATGCATGctgcatagatagatagatagatagatagatagatagatagatagatagatagatagatagatagatagatagatagatagatagatagatagatagatagatagatagatagatagatagatagatagataggtgcTGAATGTCCCTGTTGCAGGtgaatgtttgtttattaatttacattttatacagttattgaatatgtatttttgtctcTTTGCCGGGTGATTTTGTGCACTAAGAAAATgagcttttgtttttaattctttgAGAAGCTGGATAATGTTAGTAAATAACAGAGGAAACTACCAGTACGCGCACACATACGTGTGTGTGCTTTCAGACAAACTGCATTATGTTACCTTTCTCGATATCTTTCCCTGTGTTGCCTGTAAGTATTCTGTTTGTAATACGCAATGTGAGGATTTGTAACATATCACTCCCACTGAATGTGAATtctgtgttattatttatttgcttatattGTGTCATGCagtctttatttattgtatttatttgaatattgtCTTCAAGTAGCAACAGAATGataatttgaatatttatgcGTCAGGGTTGTTTTCGTTCAATGTTGGGTAAATTGGTTTTCATACAGCACATATCCATTTCATAGAGTgctgaaaattatgtaaaataaagataTTGTGTGTACCAAGGCATCTGGCCGAATGGTAGTGCATGGTATTTTGATAGCAGATCTTACATTAGGCTACAGATGCTGGACTAATGTATATTTTGCTATAAAACTCAGTCTACattactgtaacataaacgctGCTGTTCTGACATGAAATATTAAGCTATCCTACAAATAACATTCATAGTACTAATGCCACTGTGAGTCATGTGCACGTCTTCAAAGCCTGTAGATTCCCAATAAACAGCTGTCAGACCAAGAAAATCTGTTGATGGTGAGGACTCAATCCGAACTCTACTATTATCCACTACTAAGTGACTACAGTGTAGATCTTTCACAGCTATAGGACTAACATATTCTTTCACTGTATTGTAACAGAAATAACCTCCTCttcaacactcacacactttttaataaagatgcttttacagcatttctatatctatacatatattatacTGCTGGTGctttacagtactgtgtaacTAAAGATGCTCCATATCAGTGGAAGTAAAGTCATAGTACAAGCAAAGCATGGCTGTTCATCCACAGAGACATTACTGTCTTTGATTCTTTGTACCATTTACACAAAGCATCTAAAAGTCTAATTCTACATTAGATCATGTGTCTGTGCTATCCACACATACTGTAATGTGTGATTCACATCCTATGTGTCCAGTTATGTTTTGTGGCCTTATATGctgtattacaaaaaaaaaaaaaaaaaaagaataaatactCATATAAGTTATTGATTTAGTGAGTTACTGAATCGATTTTTGTGGGTGGAAAATAATTGGGAACAAAACTAAGCTGTGagttttaataaagtttaattgaaaaaaaaaatcttaatgttGAAAAGGTTTTTGTGCTTATAGTTGCACCAGACATAAGTTTTGGAAAGTAATTTATAAATCTtacatctgtgtttttcttgtttctgtttttgattaCAGAAGTGCGGTTTTGCCTATCCATCAGTTTTGCTTtagttattttaatgatttgtaCCATGTCTCTG
This window harbors:
- the arf3b gene encoding ADP-ribosylation factor 3b, with amino-acid sequence MGNIFGNLLKSLIGKKEMRILMVGLDAAGKTTILYKLKLGEIVTTIPTIGFNVETVEYKNISFTVWDVGGQDKIRPLWRHYFQNTQGLIFVVDSNDRERVNEAREELMRMLAEDELRDAVLLVFANKQDLPNAMNAAEITDKLGLHSLRHRNWYIQATCATSGDGLYEGLDWLANQLKNKK